One Cryptomeria japonica chromosome 9, Sugi_1.0, whole genome shotgun sequence genomic window carries:
- the LOC131032536 gene encoding cytochrome P450 71AU50-like: MVPDESTEGCNVGGYCIPSKTRLLVNVWAMGRDDCIWKDPLEFKPERFIGSSIDLKGQHFELLPFGAGRRGCPGMSMGSSVVHLAVAQLIHCFDWSVEGEVNREEEFGLSLPKKFPLSALPSWRLTTEGPP, from the coding sequence ATGGTGCCAGACGAATCCACTGAGGGTTGCAATGTGGGAGGATATTGCATTCCATCAAAAACAAGGCTGCTTGTGAATGTTTGGGCAATGGGAAGGGATGATTGTATTTGGAAAGATCCTTTAGAATTCAAGCCTGAAAGATTTATTGGGTCAAGCATAGATCTGAAAGGCCAACACTTTGAATTGTTGCCATTCGGAGCAGGGAGGAGGGGATGCCCCGGAATGTCCATGGGGAGTTCCGTTGTTCACTTGGCTGTGGCTCAGCTCATACATTGCTTTGATTGGAGTGTGGAGGGTGAGGTGAATAGGGAAGAAGAGTTTGGTTTGAGCTTACCTAAAAAGTTTCCTCTTTCTGCTCTTCCCTCCTGGAGGCTCACCACTGAAGGACCGCCATAG
- the LOC131858522 gene encoding cytochrome P450 750A1-like has translation MAKEFLKTHDLIFASRPATSGAKYLGYERRDVALAPYGEYWRQMRKLCTMILLTAKRTESFRWVREEEATAMVRSVWEGSEKGMRSVELRNLISTLSLNTICRMFAGRRYSELSGGESFIEIMTEIMHLLGVIVVGEYISSLSFLDLQGYRRRMKAVHKAYDAFAEKLIDERVELRRRRSKRSENPDLLDVMLDMGERESSKIQVSRLSIKAISWSVQFQ, from the coding sequence ATGGCCAAAGAGTTTCTTAAAACCCATGATTTGATCTTCGCCAGCAGGCCAGCTACATCGGGGGCCAAGTACCTGGGCTACGAGCGCAGAGACGTGGCGCTGGCCCCCTATGGAGAGTACTGGCGGCAGATGAGAAAGTTGTGCACAATGATATTACTGACGGCCAAGAGAACGGAGTCATTCAGGTGGGTAAGAGAAGAAGAGGCGACAGCCATGGTGAGATCTGTGTGGGAAGGAAGTGAGAAGGGCATGCGTTCCGTCGAACTGAGAAATCTCATCTCCACCCTCTCACTCAACACTATCTGCAGAATGTTTGCAGGCAGAAGATACTCCGAACTGAGCGGAGGAGAATCGTTTATAGAGATAATGACTGAAATTATGCATCTCTTGGGAGTAATTGTTGTGGGGGAATACATTTCCTCTCTTTCCTTTCTTGATTTGCAAGGCTACCGCCGCCGTATGAAGGCCGTTCATAAAGCATACGATGCGTTTGCCGAGAAACTGATCGATGAGCGCGTTgagctgaggaggaggaggagtaaAAGGTCGGAAAATCCGGACCTTTTGGACGTGATGCTGGACATGGGTGAGAGGGAAAGTTCCAAGATTCAAGTCTCTCGCCTTTCAATCAAAGCAATCTCTTGGTCGGTTCAGTTTCAATAA